In Flammeovirgaceae bacterium 311, one DNA window encodes the following:
- a CDS encoding cell wall hydrolase/autolysin (COG0860 N-acetylmuramoyl-L-alanine amidase) produces the protein MLGSFTPAGRADYKIRKVVIDAGHGGKDSGALGSVSKEKDVALAVALELGALIKKNLPEVEVIYTRKDDTFIPLENRASIANKAGADVFISIHLNSAANPEAIGTETFIMGLHVNEQNLSVAKRENSVILLEENYEEKYEGFDPKSPESYIMFSLMQNAHLHNSLQLAENIDHQFTKRVGRPSRGVKQAGFLVLWQTTMPSVLVELGFISNKTEEKYLNDELGRTYIASGLYRAFRDYKDELEAMN, from the coding sequence TTGTTAGGCTCGTTTACGCCTGCAGGGAGAGCAGACTATAAAATTCGTAAAGTTGTCATTGACGCCGGACATGGCGGGAAAGATTCCGGAGCACTGGGCAGTGTTTCCAAAGAAAAAGATGTTGCGCTTGCTGTAGCCCTGGAGCTGGGAGCGCTTATTAAAAAAAATCTTCCGGAGGTAGAAGTAATTTATACCCGTAAGGACGACACCTTTATTCCCCTGGAAAACAGGGCCTCAATTGCCAATAAAGCAGGTGCAGATGTTTTTATCAGCATTCACCTGAACTCTGCGGCTAACCCTGAGGCTATTGGCACTGAAACCTTTATCATGGGTTTACACGTCAATGAACAAAACTTGTCGGTTGCCAAACGGGAAAACTCTGTTATCTTGCTGGAGGAGAACTATGAGGAAAAATATGAAGGCTTCGATCCAAAGTCTCCGGAATCGTACATCATGTTTTCGCTCATGCAAAATGCGCACCTGCACAACAGCCTGCAGCTCGCAGAGAATATAGACCATCAGTTCACCAAAAGAGTTGGCAGGCCAAGCCGTGGTGTAAAACAGGCAGGTTTTCTGGTTCTATGGCAAACTACTATGCCCAGCGTGCTGGTAGAGCTCGGTTTTATATCAAATAAAACTGAAGAAAAATACCTGAATGATGAATTGGGCAGAACCTACATTGCCTCTGGGCTCTACAGAGCATTTAGGGATTATAAAGATGAGCTGGAGGCTATGAATTAA